The following are encoded together in the Arcticibacterium luteifluviistationis genome:
- a CDS encoding LuxE/PaaK family acyltransferase encodes MKIKDELKAAVISLSENDQNFESLALEVFKFQADQNPVYKAYLKNLGVKPSKVSHLEKIPCLPISFFKSHSVISGKAAIQHTFESSGTTGELSSKHYISDLPFYEYLSAKTFEAFYGPLTDYHILALLPNYLERNNSSLVYMVQSFIYKSFSTKSGFYLNNIEALAKKLELLVNQKNTKKKVLLLGVTFALLDLIEQHAPNIKFPENLLIMETGGMKGKRKELLREEVHELLTADLKVEKIHSEYGMTELLSQAYSKGDGWFKPSATMKILLREVNDPFSYLPSFKIGSKTAAKRNYRKTGGINVIDLANIDSCSFIETQDLGNFSEDYQEFKVLGRFDNSDVRGCNLMTI; translated from the coding sequence GTGAAGATAAAAGACGAACTCAAAGCTGCTGTAATTTCACTCTCTGAAAACGATCAAAACTTTGAGTCGCTCGCTCTTGAAGTATTCAAATTCCAAGCTGACCAAAACCCAGTTTACAAAGCCTACTTGAAAAACTTGGGCGTTAAACCTTCCAAAGTTTCGCACTTAGAAAAAATACCTTGCCTTCCAATATCCTTTTTTAAAAGCCACTCCGTAATTTCAGGGAAAGCCGCTATACAGCACACTTTTGAAAGCAGCGGAACCACAGGAGAGCTTAGTTCAAAACACTATATATCCGACTTACCCTTTTACGAATATCTTAGTGCCAAAACCTTTGAAGCTTTTTATGGCCCACTCACCGACTACCATATATTAGCTTTATTACCAAACTACCTAGAGCGAAATAACTCTTCACTAGTATATATGGTTCAAAGCTTTATTTATAAATCGTTTTCAACCAAATCAGGCTTTTACTTAAACAATATAGAGGCTTTAGCAAAGAAACTTGAGTTACTAGTCAATCAAAAAAATACCAAAAAGAAAGTCCTATTACTTGGAGTGACATTTGCCCTCTTAGACTTAATAGAGCAACACGCTCCTAACATCAAGTTTCCTGAGAACCTGCTCATTATGGAGACCGGTGGCATGAAAGGAAAAAGAAAAGAGCTCCTCAGAGAAGAAGTTCACGAACTTCTTACGGCTGATCTTAAAGTAGAAAAGATTCACTCCGAATACGGCATGACCGAGTTACTTTCACAGGCTTATTCAAAAGGAGATGGTTGGTTTAAACCATCGGCCACTATGAAAATATTATTACGTGAAGTCAATGATCCATTCAGTTACTTACCTAGTTTTAAGATAGGAAGCAAAACAGCAGCCAAGAGGAACTATAGAAAAACTGGCGGCATAAATGTGATAGACTTGGCAAATATTGACTCCTGCAGCTTTATAGAAACACAAGATTTAGGTAATTTCTCAGAAGATTACCAAGAATTTAAAGTTTTGGGTAGATTTGACAACTCGGATGTACGAGGCTGTAATTTGATGACCATTTAA
- a CDS encoding lactonase family protein: protein MKYLLALLSICMIVSCQTETKEKVVESPEELTLLVGTYTARESEGIYMYKFNPETGDSKLVSVTKGLNNPSFLALSPNKKNVYAVSEIEGGSVISLALGDTTLTELNLASSGGVHPCHITVDKSGKWALVGNYSSGSLAVLPILADGSVGEPVQEIKHKGKGPDKDRQKGPHVHSVNVSPDNLNVFVPDLGIDKVMAYKLDQETGVLTEGKSMSVSAGSGPRHLTFHPNGKYAYVIQEMTGAVTAFNYTEEGLETIEEVSTLPEDFDGKNSSADIHISPDGKFLYASNRFVDTIAIFSIDQQTGKLTEVSHHSALGQMPRNFAISPSGKFILVANQETDNIVIFDRDEVTGKISPTGKEIKVSMPVCLLFVD, encoded by the coding sequence ATGAAATACCTTTTAGCCCTCTTGTCTATTTGTATGATAGTTTCTTGCCAAACTGAAACCAAGGAAAAAGTAGTGGAAAGTCCTGAAGAATTGACCCTTTTAGTAGGTACTTATACGGCTAGAGAAAGCGAGGGTATTTATATGTATAAGTTTAATCCAGAAACGGGAGATAGTAAGTTAGTTAGTGTGACCAAAGGTTTGAATAATCCTTCGTTTTTAGCTCTTTCTCCTAACAAGAAAAATGTTTATGCAGTCAGTGAGATTGAGGGCGGAAGCGTAATTTCTTTAGCTTTGGGAGACACTACTTTGACAGAGCTTAATTTAGCCTCTTCTGGTGGTGTGCATCCATGTCATATTACTGTAGATAAATCAGGGAAATGGGCTTTAGTTGGCAATTATTCTAGTGGTTCTTTGGCAGTATTGCCAATTTTGGCTGATGGCTCCGTAGGCGAGCCGGTCCAAGAAATAAAGCACAAAGGGAAGGGTCCAGATAAAGATCGTCAAAAAGGGCCTCATGTCCATTCGGTTAATGTCTCTCCTGACAATTTGAATGTTTTTGTTCCAGATTTAGGCATTGATAAAGTAATGGCTTATAAGTTAGATCAAGAAACTGGCGTATTAACTGAAGGCAAGTCTATGTCAGTCTCGGCTGGTTCGGGACCTAGGCACCTTACTTTCCATCCAAATGGGAAATATGCTTATGTTATTCAAGAGATGACGGGTGCTGTGACAGCTTTTAACTATACGGAAGAGGGCTTAGAAACTATTGAAGAAGTAAGTACTTTGCCGGAAGATTTTGACGGGAAAAATTCTTCCGCAGATATTCATATTTCGCCTGATGGTAAGTTTTTATATGCATCAAATAGGTTTGTAGATACTATCGCCATCTTCTCAATTGACCAGCAAACCGGTAAACTTACAGAAGTTAGCCACCATTCTGCTTTAGGGCAGATGCCTCGTAATTTTGCCATTTCTCCTTCAGGGAAGTTTATTTTGGTAGCTAATCAAGAAACGGATAACATCGTCATTTTTGATAGAGATGAAGTAACTGGAAAAATTTCCCCAACAGGTAAAGAAATTAAAGTTTCAATGCCCGTTTGTTTGCTATTCGTTGATTAA
- a CDS encoding ATP-binding protein, with protein sequence MSKNSFFFNLSDQLSGWRLVIISILMLVGAGVLYYFNQLGQALQDRETKYATLYAESVRFFIEQGLDSPCDYTFVSEVIGANESIPAILVSEGEAINAVNIAELTDSTRTFTEEERKKFLDEKILAMAAEHEPIEIDLLEGQRGYLYYSSSSTLKELKFFPYILLATFLVFGTLAFIAYSSSRKAEENRVWVGLAKETAHQLGTPISGLLGWIAVLREFDGFDQSIGDEMEKDVYRLETITTRFSNIGSVPTMKEENIGKVVEETTLYLRRRISTKIEWFVANTLSPDINNKINRHLFEWVIENLCKNAVDSMAGVGELYVTIYEKPNGKVQIDIRDTGKGISNANQRKIFRPGFSTKKRGWGLGLTLAKRIIETYHGGKLFIKQSELDKGTTFGIIV encoded by the coding sequence ATGTCTAAAAACAGCTTCTTTTTTAATTTGTCAGACCAACTGTCTGGTTGGAGACTCGTAATAATTAGTATTCTAATGCTGGTGGGAGCCGGTGTTTTGTACTACTTCAATCAACTTGGTCAAGCATTACAAGATCGAGAAACCAAATATGCCACCCTCTATGCTGAGAGTGTACGCTTTTTTATAGAACAAGGTCTTGACAGTCCTTGTGATTATACATTTGTGTCAGAAGTGATTGGTGCCAATGAAAGTATTCCTGCCATTCTAGTTTCTGAGGGTGAAGCCATTAATGCAGTCAATATTGCCGAGCTAACCGATTCCACCAGAACATTTACTGAGGAGGAAAGGAAAAAATTTCTAGACGAAAAAATTCTAGCCATGGCTGCAGAACATGAACCAATAGAAATTGACCTACTCGAAGGCCAAAGGGGTTACTTATATTACTCCAGCTCCAGCACCCTAAAAGAATTAAAGTTTTTCCCTTATATATTATTGGCCACTTTTCTAGTGTTTGGCACATTAGCATTCATAGCCTATAGCTCTTCTAGAAAAGCTGAGGAAAACAGAGTTTGGGTTGGCCTAGCAAAAGAAACAGCTCATCAATTAGGTACTCCAATATCAGGTCTCTTAGGCTGGATAGCAGTATTAAGAGAATTTGATGGTTTTGACCAAAGCATTGGTGACGAAATGGAAAAGGATGTTTACAGACTAGAAACCATCACCACAAGGTTTTCAAACATTGGGTCTGTACCCACCATGAAAGAAGAAAACATTGGTAAAGTAGTGGAGGAAACCACCCTTTATTTACGTAGAAGAATTTCCACCAAAATAGAATGGTTTGTAGCCAATACACTTTCTCCAGACATCAATAACAAAATAAACCGTCATCTTTTTGAATGGGTTATTGAAAACCTTTGTAAAAATGCTGTAGACTCCATGGCTGGTGTAGGAGAACTATATGTCACCATTTATGAAAAACCTAATGGTAAAGTACAGATTGATATAAGAGACACCGGAAAAGGAATTAGCAATGCTAATCAAAGAAAAATCTTCAGACCAGGTTTTTCTACTAAAAAGAGAGGTTGGGGGCTTGGGCTAACACTAGCCAAAAGAATCATTGAAACTTACCATGGCGGCAAGCTATTCATTAAGCAATCTGAATTAGATAAAGGAACAACTTTCGGAATTATAGTATAA
- a CDS encoding NADPH-dependent FMN reductase yields the protein MSEKIGIIVGTNRTGALSLEMANYYKRKIEAEGNETVMINLQDLPESFAFSALYHNRGKDVSYNDFQTNLDAVSKAFIFVPEYNGSFPGVLKTFIDGLRYPDSLLDKKIALVGLSSGVQGNAIGLSHLDDILSYMGANVLGLRVKLGEIAKHFDGKQISNLTYEGFINEQVRKLLAF from the coding sequence ATGTCTGAAAAAATTGGAATTATTGTTGGCACTAATCGTACAGGTGCTCTCTCTTTAGAGATGGCAAATTATTATAAAAGAAAGATTGAAGCAGAGGGTAATGAAACCGTGATGATTAATCTCCAAGATTTGCCAGAAAGTTTCGCTTTTTCTGCTCTTTACCATAACAGGGGTAAGGATGTTAGTTATAATGATTTTCAGACAAACTTAGATGCTGTTTCAAAGGCTTTCATTTTTGTGCCGGAGTATAATGGTTCTTTTCCTGGTGTGCTTAAAACCTTTATTGATGGTTTAAGATATCCTGATTCTTTACTTGACAAGAAAATTGCTTTGGTAGGTTTATCGAGCGGGGTTCAAGGAAACGCCATTGGCTTAAGCCACCTTGATGATATTTTAAGTTACATGGGAGCCAATGTGCTGGGCCTTCGTGTAAAGCTCGGAGAAATTGCGAAGCATTTTGACGGCAAGCAAATAAGTAACCTTACCTATGAAGGTTTTATAAACGAGCAAGTCAGGAAGCTGTTGGCTTTTTAA
- the ffh gene encoding signal recognition particle protein, which translates to MFESLQDKLSGAFKTLKGKGRITDVNIAATVKEIRRALIDADVNYKVAKEVTDRVKQEALDRKVKVAVEPGQLFTKIVQDELTHLMGGTAKNVNITGSPAVILIAGLQGSGKTTFSGKFASYLKKQGKQVMLTAADVYRPAAITQLQVLGEQIGVDVYAEPDNKNAVDIARNAVAEAKSKGKNIVIIDTAGRLAVDEIMMQEVEDIKKAINPTEILFVVDSMTGQDAVNTAKAFNDRLNFDGVVLTKLDGDARGGAALSVKAVVDKPIKFMSTGEKMEDLDIFHPDRMANRILGMGDVISLVERAQQAYDEEDAKRLNKKMRENKFDLNDFLSQLEQIKKMGNVKDLMGMIPGMGKAVKDLDIDNDSFKPIEAVIKSMTPKERENPDIINGTRRKRIANGSGTSIQQVNNLLKQFDQMRKMMKKMNKLQGAGRLGKMFG; encoded by the coding sequence ATGTTTGAAAGTTTACAGGATAAATTATCAGGAGCCTTTAAGACCCTAAAAGGGAAAGGCAGAATCACAGATGTCAATATTGCAGCCACGGTAAAAGAAATTCGCCGAGCCTTAATAGACGCTGACGTAAACTATAAAGTAGCCAAAGAGGTTACTGATAGGGTAAAACAAGAAGCTTTAGATAGGAAAGTAAAAGTAGCAGTAGAACCAGGTCAGCTTTTCACAAAAATTGTTCAAGACGAGCTTACCCATTTAATGGGAGGAACGGCTAAGAATGTAAATATCACAGGGTCACCAGCCGTTATTTTAATTGCAGGTCTTCAGGGTTCTGGTAAAACTACTTTTTCCGGAAAGTTTGCTAGCTACTTAAAAAAGCAAGGAAAGCAAGTTATGCTTACTGCTGCCGATGTATATCGTCCTGCTGCCATTACACAGCTGCAGGTTCTTGGTGAGCAAATAGGCGTAGATGTATACGCAGAGCCTGACAATAAGAATGCAGTCGACATTGCCAGAAATGCCGTTGCGGAAGCAAAAAGCAAAGGAAAAAATATAGTCATTATAGATACAGCAGGTAGACTAGCTGTGGATGAAATAATGATGCAAGAGGTTGAGGACATTAAAAAGGCTATAAACCCTACTGAAATCCTTTTTGTGGTAGACTCCATGACTGGTCAAGATGCCGTCAACACCGCAAAAGCCTTTAATGACCGCCTTAATTTCGATGGCGTAGTTCTTACCAAGTTAGATGGTGATGCCCGAGGTGGTGCTGCACTTTCTGTAAAAGCTGTGGTAGACAAGCCTATCAAGTTCATGAGTACTGGGGAAAAAATGGAAGATTTAGATATCTTTCACCCAGACAGGATGGCCAATAGAATCTTGGGCATGGGTGACGTCATCTCCCTGGTAGAAAGAGCTCAGCAAGCGTATGACGAAGAAGACGCCAAGCGACTGAACAAGAAAATGAGGGAGAACAAGTTCGACCTTAATGACTTCTTAAGTCAACTAGAGCAAATCAAAAAGATGGGTAATGTTAAAGACCTTATGGGGATGATTCCAGGAATGGGCAAAGCCGTAAAGGACTTAGATATTGATAATGATTCTTTTAAGCCTATAGAGGCTGTAATCAAATCAATGACACCTAAAGAAAGAGAGAATCCAGACATCATCAATGGCACTAGAAGAAAAAGAATTGCCAACGGTAGTGGTACATCTATTCAGCAGGTTAATAACCTTTTGAAGCAGTTTGATCAAATGAGAAAGATGATGAAGAAAATGAACAAACTACAAGGAGCTGGAAGGCTTGGAAAAATGTTTGGATAA
- the fbaA gene encoding class II fructose-bisphosphate aldolase, which produces MSQSLVKPGVVTGEALNQLLRHANENNYALPAVNVVGTNSINAVLETAAALNSPVIIQFSNGGGSFYAGKSLSNDGQKAAIAGSVSGALHVHHMAEHYGVPVVLHTDHCAKKLLPWIDGLLDAGEEHFKKTGKPLFSSHMIDLSEESLEENMEICSEYLKRMAKIDMTLEIELGITGGEEDGVDNTDVDSSKLYTQPSEVAYVYETLKAISPNFTVAAAFGNVHGVYKPGNVSLQPKILKNSQDFIQEKFKTGPLPVNFVFHGGSGSSRAEIREAIDYGAVKMNIDTDMQWSTWEGLLKYYKKNEPYLQTQLGNPDGADVPNKKYYDPRKWLREGETSMVDRLKIAFEDLNCINRIEGLV; this is translated from the coding sequence ATGAGTCAATCTTTGGTAAAGCCGGGTGTAGTAACTGGTGAAGCATTAAACCAATTGCTTCGTCACGCTAACGAAAACAATTACGCTCTTCCAGCTGTAAACGTGGTAGGTACTAACTCTATCAACGCAGTTTTGGAAACAGCTGCAGCATTAAACTCTCCAGTAATTATTCAATTTTCTAATGGTGGAGGTTCTTTCTACGCTGGAAAAAGTTTATCAAACGACGGCCAAAAAGCGGCTATCGCTGGTTCTGTTTCTGGTGCTTTGCATGTACATCACATGGCTGAGCATTATGGCGTACCAGTAGTATTACATACTGACCACTGTGCTAAAAAACTTTTACCTTGGATTGACGGTCTTTTAGATGCTGGCGAAGAGCATTTCAAAAAAACAGGTAAGCCTTTATTTAGCTCTCACATGATAGATTTATCAGAAGAGTCTCTTGAAGAAAACATGGAGATTTGCTCTGAATATCTTAAGAGAATGGCTAAAATAGACATGACCTTAGAAATAGAATTAGGTATCACAGGTGGAGAAGAAGATGGTGTTGATAACACTGACGTAGATAGCTCTAAGCTTTACACGCAGCCATCTGAAGTAGCTTATGTTTACGAAACACTTAAAGCTATCTCTCCTAACTTCACAGTAGCAGCCGCTTTCGGAAACGTTCATGGTGTTTACAAGCCAGGTAATGTTTCTTTACAACCAAAAATTCTTAAAAATTCTCAAGATTTCATACAAGAGAAATTTAAAACAGGTCCACTTCCAGTAAACTTTGTATTCCATGGTGGTTCTGGTTCTTCTAGAGCCGAAATCAGAGAAGCTATAGATTACGGTGCTGTTAAAATGAACATTGACACTGATATGCAGTGGAGCACTTGGGAAGGTCTTCTTAAGTATTACAAAAAGAACGAGCCTTACCTACAAACTCAACTAGGTAACCCAGACGGTGCTGATGTACCTAACAAAAAGTACTATGACCCAAGAAAATGGCTTAGAGAAGGCGAAACTAGCATGGTAGATCGTCTTAAGATTGCATTTGAAGATTTGAACTGCATCAACAGAATTGAAGGATTAGTTTAA
- a CDS encoding PE-PGRS family protein — MMRLLVAFVFVVVCQSCFLFQGDGPVEPVTPAEEALPEFLSTPSSFPVQPHIIDEASGIVISRSMPGHLWVIEDGLEVPGVHLLSTSGEYKGDVRLPLFNRDWEDIASGPGPIDGQNYLYIGDIGDNADMHQNYMVYRLKEPSSLTDQNLDLVTISFKYQDRDALDVEAMFVDPKTKDIYFISKRQLFSVRVYRLTYPYSLDTQNVAEFLGTIPHSIITAADMSSDGKQLLIKDYNAVFYWRLKESETIYEALSRTRDVGAPYYVEPQGEAICFDLNDSGYYTFSELNGTSQVNLNYYQRKVVEQ, encoded by the coding sequence ATGATGAGATTATTAGTAGCTTTTGTTTTTGTGGTGGTTTGCCAGTCTTGTTTTCTTTTTCAAGGCGATGGCCCAGTGGAGCCAGTAACGCCAGCGGAAGAAGCCTTGCCCGAGTTTTTGTCTACGCCTTCAAGTTTTCCTGTTCAGCCTCATATTATTGATGAGGCATCGGGGATCGTGATTTCTCGTTCTATGCCTGGACATCTATGGGTTATAGAAGATGGTTTGGAAGTACCAGGGGTTCATTTGTTGTCTACTTCAGGAGAGTATAAAGGAGATGTGAGGTTACCACTTTTTAATAGAGACTGGGAAGATATAGCGAGTGGGCCTGGGCCAATAGATGGTCAAAACTATCTTTATATTGGAGATATAGGTGATAATGCGGATATGCATCAAAACTATATGGTTTACAGACTAAAAGAACCATCTTCTTTAACAGACCAGAATTTAGATTTGGTCACTATTTCTTTTAAATATCAAGATAGAGATGCTCTAGATGTGGAGGCCATGTTTGTGGACCCAAAAACAAAAGACATCTATTTTATAAGCAAGCGTCAGCTTTTTAGTGTACGTGTTTATAGATTGACGTACCCTTATAGTTTAGACACACAAAACGTTGCTGAATTTCTGGGAACAATTCCTCATTCTATCATTACGGCAGCTGATATGTCTTCTGATGGAAAGCAGTTGCTTATAAAAGATTATAATGCAGTATTCTATTGGCGTCTAAAAGAGTCAGAGACTATCTATGAGGCTCTTTCTCGAACAAGGGATGTAGGTGCTCCATATTATGTAGAACCACAGGGCGAAGCTATTTGTTTTGATTTGAATGATTCTGGGTATTATACTTTTTCAGAACTAAACGGTACATCTCAGGTAAACTTAAATTACTACCAAAGAAAAGTGGTGGAGCAGTAA
- a CDS encoding LytR/AlgR family response regulator transcription factor, which yields MIYKTLLIDDEPLAISRLKRLLAKFEDVFEVIDHANNGQEGVEKIESLKPDLIFLDIEMPIMNGFEMLSNLEHIPTVIFCTAFDQYAIQAFEENSLDYLLKPVEKERLQKTVDKLKNQASQKASGFEQIALQKLMEQLNPKKDLHSITVKSGDKILFVSLNEISHFQAEDKYVFLNTLDGKQYLTNHTITSLVEKLPSEFVRISRAAIIQSSRIQYMEKGFNGKFIIQLKDQKGTKLESGSSYSDNIKRLMEV from the coding sequence ATGATTTACAAGACACTATTAATTGACGATGAGCCTTTAGCTATTAGCCGATTAAAAAGGTTACTAGCAAAATTTGAGGATGTATTTGAGGTAATTGACCATGCAAATAACGGGCAAGAAGGGGTAGAAAAGATTGAATCCTTAAAGCCTGACCTTATTTTCTTAGACATTGAAATGCCAATCATGAATGGCTTTGAAATGCTTTCCAATTTAGAACATATACCTACAGTCATTTTCTGTACAGCCTTTGACCAGTACGCCATTCAGGCCTTTGAAGAAAACAGTTTAGACTATTTGCTTAAGCCCGTAGAAAAAGAACGTTTACAGAAAACCGTAGACAAACTTAAAAATCAAGCAAGTCAAAAAGCTTCAGGATTTGAGCAAATTGCTCTTCAAAAACTAATGGAGCAGCTAAATCCCAAAAAAGACCTTCATAGCATTACAGTGAAGTCTGGCGATAAAATACTCTTTGTATCACTTAACGAGATAAGCCACTTTCAGGCCGAAGACAAATATGTTTTCCTGAATACGCTTGACGGCAAACAGTATTTGACAAATCATACCATCACATCTTTGGTAGAGAAACTTCCTAGCGAGTTTGTTAGAATTAGTAGGGCAGCTATTATTCAATCTTCCAGAATTCAATACATGGAAAAAGGCTTTAACGGAAAGTTTATTATTCAACTAAAAGATCAAAAAGGAACCAAATTAGAGTCTGGGAGCAGTTACTCGGATAATATTAAAAGGTTAATGGAGGTTTAA
- a CDS encoding GDSL-type esterase/lipase family protein — MNKLLLLSFTGLILSCSPYKKYADTAASWEEEITKLEYKDDAESYSDDAVLFIGSSSIRIWENIKEDMAPYEPIRRGYGGAHFSDLVHFTKRLVYPHNFQALCIFVANDITGGENDRSVGEVMTLFKEVVSTVREKYPDTPIFQIAVTPTSSRWKVWPQSNKLNKALKAYCEKHDNLYFIDSVAPYLNEEGTPRDELFLGDKLHQNQAGYDIWAAEIKKELDKVLK; from the coding sequence ATGAATAAATTACTACTTCTTTCTTTTACTGGTTTAATTCTGAGCTGTTCGCCGTATAAAAAGTATGCTGATACAGCAGCTAGTTGGGAAGAAGAAATAACAAAGCTAGAGTATAAAGATGATGCTGAATCGTATTCTGACGATGCCGTTTTATTTATAGGAAGCTCGAGTATTAGAATTTGGGAAAATATTAAAGAAGATATGGCTCCTTATGAGCCAATTAGAAGGGGTTACGGTGGTGCTCATTTTTCTGATTTAGTTCACTTTACAAAACGATTGGTCTATCCACATAATTTTCAAGCTTTATGCATATTTGTGGCAAATGATATAACAGGCGGAGAGAATGATAGAAGTGTGGGTGAAGTGATGACTCTTTTTAAGGAAGTAGTTAGCACGGTAAGGGAAAAGTACCCTGATACGCCTATTTTTCAAATAGCTGTTACACCTACAAGTAGCAGATGGAAGGTTTGGCCGCAATCCAATAAACTAAATAAAGCATTAAAAGCTTACTGTGAAAAGCATGATAATTTATACTTTATAGATTCAGTAGCTCCATATTTAAATGAGGAAGGTACACCAAGAGACGAATTGTTTTTAGGTGATAAACTTCATCAAAATCAAGCTGGTTATGATATATGGGCAGCCGAAATCAAGAAAGAATTAGATAAAGTTTTGAAATAA
- the hemA gene encoding glutamyl-tRNA reductase produces MTSQFKVISISYKTSSLELRERIALNEDECKALLLKIKDVFGISEVVVLSTCNRTEIYYLADKDCSIDLVKLLSAQKGVDSALILSHIETFSEEKGLEYVFEVATGLHSQVIGDLQIPNQIKNAYQWSADMDMAGPFIHRLMHSVFFVNKRVVQETGFRDGAASTSYATVETMESFLHLLNEPKILVLGLGEIGQDVVKTLDNKGYTNFTVTNRTYAKSEELATTLKCDILPFEDVKTELKKFDIVISSIRTEEPFIDLETVKGLGHKSVKYFVDLSVPRSISPDIQKVPGMVLYDLDEIQVRANRALEGRKSSVPAVKNIITEAVSDFGDWSNQMVVSPTIQKLKGALEQIRKEEMSKYVKSLSKEEAIKMDKITSSMMQKVIKLPVLQLKAACKRGEAETLIDVLNNLFDLEKVNS; encoded by the coding sequence ATGACAAGTCAATTTAAAGTAATATCAATCTCATATAAAACTTCATCGCTGGAGTTAAGGGAGCGTATTGCATTAAATGAAGATGAGTGCAAAGCTCTACTTCTTAAAATTAAAGATGTTTTTGGTATTAGTGAAGTGGTGGTTCTTTCTACATGTAACCGCACCGAAATTTACTATTTAGCAGATAAGGACTGTTCCATTGATTTAGTTAAATTGCTATCTGCCCAAAAAGGTGTTGATTCTGCCTTAATTCTTTCGCATATCGAAACATTCTCTGAAGAGAAAGGTTTGGAATATGTTTTTGAAGTTGCTACAGGCTTGCATTCGCAGGTTATAGGTGATTTACAAATTCCGAATCAAATTAAAAATGCTTATCAGTGGTCTGCCGATATGGACATGGCAGGGCCGTTTATTCATAGGTTGATGCATTCTGTGTTTTTTGTGAATAAGCGTGTGGTACAAGAAACCGGTTTTAGAGACGGTGCAGCTTCTACGTCATATGCCACGGTAGAGACCATGGAGTCTTTCTTACATTTATTAAATGAGCCTAAAATTTTAGTTTTGGGCTTGGGAGAAATAGGACAGGATGTGGTTAAGACTTTAGATAATAAAGGCTATACCAACTTTACTGTAACTAACAGAACGTATGCTAAATCAGAAGAACTTGCAACGACGCTGAAGTGTGATATACTTCCTTTTGAGGATGTTAAAACTGAGTTAAAGAAGTTTGACATTGTGATTTCTTCTATACGAACTGAAGAGCCATTTATAGATTTAGAAACTGTAAAAGGTTTAGGTCATAAGAGTGTTAAGTATTTTGTCGATTTATCTGTGCCTAGAAGTATTTCACCTGATATTCAAAAAGTGCCGGGAATGGTTCTTTATGATTTAGATGAAATTCAAGTTAGAGCTAACAGAGCTTTAGAGGGACGTAAGTCTTCTGTTCCGGCTGTCAAGAATATCATTACTGAAGCTGTGAGTGATTTTGGCGACTGGTCAAATCAAATGGTAGTTTCTCCAACTATCCAGAAGCTTAAAGGAGCTTTAGAGCAGATTCGTAAAGAAGAAATGTCTAAATATGTTAAGTCTCTCTCTAAAGAAGAGGCTATCAAAATGGATAAAATAACCAGCAGCATGATGCAGAAGGTTATTAAACTTCCTGTACTTCAATTAAAGGCTGCCTGTAAAAGAGGTGAAGCCGAAACGCTAATTGATGTACTCAATAATCTTTTTGACTTAGAAAAGGTTAATTCATAG